A window from Acidimicrobiales bacterium encodes these proteins:
- a CDS encoding SDR family oxidoreductase encodes MVVTGAGSGIGRATAELAAAAGLKVALWDISAEAVERVAEQLRSAGADVVVAEADITDQAAIDRAFAASAAALGHLDYLVNNAGPTSHLPRPFVDGLQAAAGSVEMVTEGWLRVGRHEGDAVVNVSSVAGTHTGVGAEGWYPAAKAAIAGYTRFLALQRPGGIRANAVAPGVIRTPRNEEFIAGPGQSILERNPMGRAGEPAEVAAAICFLLSPGAAYVNGVILPVDGGSLVTL; translated from the coding sequence GTGGTCGTCACTGGCGCAGGGAGCGGCATCGGCCGCGCCACCGCCGAGTTGGCCGCGGCGGCCGGGCTCAAGGTCGCCCTCTGGGACATCTCCGCGGAAGCGGTCGAGCGGGTGGCCGAGCAATTGAGGAGTGCCGGTGCCGACGTGGTGGTGGCCGAGGCCGACATCACGGACCAGGCCGCCATCGACCGCGCGTTCGCGGCCAGCGCCGCGGCCCTGGGCCACCTCGACTACCTCGTCAACAACGCCGGGCCAACGAGTCACCTCCCCCGTCCCTTTGTGGACGGCCTGCAGGCTGCGGCGGGAAGCGTCGAGATGGTGACCGAGGGCTGGCTGCGGGTGGGCCGCCATGAGGGCGACGCCGTTGTCAACGTGTCCTCCGTGGCCGGTACCCACACCGGCGTCGGTGCCGAGGGTTGGTACCCCGCGGCCAAAGCGGCGATCGCCGGGTACACGCGGTTCCTGGCGCTGCAGCGGCCGGGCGGCATCCGGGCCAACGCCGTCGCTCCCGGTGTGATCCGCACGCCGCGAAATGAGGAGTTCATTGCCGGGCCGGGTCAGTCGATCCTCGAGCGGAACCCGATGGGTCGGGCCGGTGAGCCCGCCGAGGTGGCGGCGGCCATCTGCTTCCTCCTGTCACCGGGTGCGGCTTATGTCAACGGCGTGATCCTCCCGGTCGACGGCGGATCGCTGGTCACCCTGTAG
- a CDS encoding cyclase family protein — protein sequence MSSSNRFPSYAELLKNDPPGSAWEVWGDRVGLGALNHLTDDRVARAARLVRRGARFPLGLSIDAIDPPLFGRAAPTHTLTNGYGALHHDDVLDGFNTQLASQWDGFRHVRHHVFGWYGGVLEECHGIDQWAKRGIAGRGVLLDVARWREARGRPLDPVEPEGISAADLDAVLSWQGVDIEFGDLVFMRTGWLSWYRSASLEEKASMAATPRCAGLLPGHATLAWLWDHRVAAIVSDNPTVELWPVGSRASDEDRARVEADARLVGELSIHRSVIPLLGIPLGELFDLDDLAQDCAEHSGWDFFVTAAPLGIAGGAASPANAIAFK from the coding sequence GTGAGCTCGTCCAACCGGTTCCCCAGCTACGCCGAGCTGCTGAAGAACGACCCACCGGGCTCCGCTTGGGAGGTTTGGGGAGACCGGGTCGGGCTCGGGGCGCTCAACCACCTGACCGACGATCGCGTGGCCCGGGCAGCGCGGCTGGTCCGCCGTGGAGCGCGGTTCCCGTTGGGGCTTTCGATCGACGCCATCGACCCGCCGCTGTTCGGCCGGGCGGCACCGACCCATACGCTCACGAACGGCTACGGCGCGCTGCACCACGACGATGTGCTCGACGGCTTCAACACCCAGCTGGCCAGCCAGTGGGACGGGTTCCGCCACGTGCGGCACCACGTGTTCGGCTGGTACGGGGGTGTCCTGGAGGAGTGCCACGGGATCGATCAGTGGGCGAAGCGTGGTATTGCCGGCCGAGGGGTCCTGCTCGACGTGGCCCGCTGGCGGGAGGCTCGGGGGCGCCCGTTGGATCCCGTTGAGCCGGAGGGCATCTCTGCCGCCGACCTTGATGCCGTGCTCTCGTGGCAGGGGGTCGACATCGAGTTCGGTGACCTGGTCTTCATGCGGACTGGATGGCTGTCCTGGTACCGATCCGCCTCCCTGGAGGAGAAGGCGTCGATGGCGGCCACCCCTCGGTGCGCGGGGCTCCTCCCAGGTCATGCGACGCTTGCCTGGCTCTGGGATCATCGCGTGGCAGCCATCGTGTCTGACAACCCCACAGTGGAGCTCTGGCCGGTGGGTTCGCGGGCCTCGGACGAGGATCGGGCCAGGGTCGAGGCCGACGCCCGGCTCGTTGGGGAGCTGTCGATCCATCGGTCGGTGATCCCGTTGCTCGGCATCCCCCTCGGCGAGCTGTTCGATCTCGACGACCTCGCGCAGGACTGCGCGGAGCACTCTGGGTGGGACTTCTTCGTCACCGCCGCCCCGCTGGGCATCGCCGGCGGAGCGGCGTCTCCCGCCAACGCCATCGCCTTCAAGTAG
- a CDS encoding enoyl-CoA hydratase has protein sequence MSGLDLSRLDGVLTIRIDRAEKRNALSLAMREEFATVLLEADADRSVSSVVITGTDPAFCAGVDFGEFGTNRLNPHDRRYRVTPTRALFALRKPVIAAVNGACVSGGLELALACDFILGSDAARFADSHARIGAMPTWGLTAMLPRAIGVRAAKQMSLTGEPIDAATALSLGLVNEIVPHSQLMERAAMVAGLIGQADPGSVLSLLDLYDRGDGASLAEALAFEADAIADRVVDADSVQDAGRAYRGQA, from the coding sequence ATGAGCGGTCTCGATCTCAGCCGACTCGACGGCGTGCTGACCATCCGGATCGACCGGGCCGAGAAGCGCAATGCGCTGTCGCTCGCCATGCGGGAGGAGTTCGCCACTGTGCTCCTTGAGGCTGATGCGGATCGGTCGGTCAGCTCCGTCGTCATCACCGGTACCGACCCGGCCTTCTGTGCCGGCGTCGACTTCGGGGAGTTCGGCACGAACCGCCTAAACCCGCATGATCGCCGCTATCGAGTCACCCCCACGAGAGCACTGTTCGCGCTCCGCAAGCCGGTCATCGCGGCAGTCAACGGCGCCTGTGTCAGCGGTGGCCTGGAGCTGGCCCTGGCGTGCGACTTCATCCTGGGGTCGGATGCGGCCCGCTTCGCCGACTCGCACGCTCGCATCGGTGCGATGCCAACGTGGGGCTTGACGGCGATGCTGCCCCGGGCGATCGGTGTCCGAGCGGCGAAGCAGATGTCGCTGACGGGCGAGCCGATCGACGCCGCGACGGCGCTCTCCCTCGGCCTCGTGAACGAGATCGTTCCCCACAGTCAACTGATGGAGCGAGCTGCGATGGTCGCCGGTCTCATCGGCCAGGCTGACCCGGGTTCGGTCCTCTCGCTCCTCGATCTCTACGACCGTGGCGACGGAGCGAGTCTGGCCGAGGCCCTGGCCTTCGAAGCCGACGCGATCGCCGACAGGGTCGTCGACGCCGACTCGGTCCAGGACGCCGGCCGAGCGTACCGGGGCCAGGCGTGA
- a CDS encoding pyridoxamine 5'-phosphate oxidase family protein, with translation MGVAMTEASVQNMLTHAHTGVLVSLRSSGEPVALPVWFVAREGAIFVRTPARAKKVARIRADERVSFLVQDGLAWRELRGIHISGAARVVDDRDVIAAVGAAIDEKYAAFRTAPAARSQATNAHYAERVVIHVSPTSVISWDNGLLAGESRPGR, from the coding sequence ATGGGTGTGGCGATGACGGAGGCGTCAGTGCAGAACATGCTCACGCACGCCCACACCGGGGTGCTCGTATCCCTGCGGAGCTCCGGCGAACCGGTAGCCCTGCCGGTGTGGTTCGTGGCTCGCGAGGGCGCCATCTTCGTGCGGACCCCGGCTCGGGCCAAGAAGGTGGCGCGGATCCGGGCCGATGAGCGCGTCTCGTTCCTCGTGCAGGACGGCCTGGCATGGCGGGAACTGCGCGGGATTCACATATCCGGCGCCGCCCGGGTGGTGGACGACCGAGACGTGATCGCCGCGGTCGGGGCGGCCATTGACGAGAAGTATGCCGCCTTCCGCACGGCGCCGGCCGCCCGCTCGCAGGCCACCAATGCCCACTATGCAGAGCGGGTCGTGATTCATGTAAGTCCTACATCGGTCATCAGCTGGGACAACGGTCTGCTGGCCGGCGAGTCTCGGCCCGGTCGATGA
- a CDS encoding cupin domain-containing protein: MHVSRGSTAGSTPHPHFSAPVRSSRLAAAAPPHEVDVAEVRCEPRAMSDYHRHPGGQILYVIAGRMLAAGSEDQFALQAGDVLVTEPGEAHRHGAAEDSGVRLLAMTWGGTEWE, encoded by the coding sequence ATGCATGTGAGCCGTGGATCGACCGCAGGATCGACCCCTCACCCGCACTTCTCCGCGCCAGTGCGCTCGAGCCGTCTGGCCGCGGCCGCACCGCCGCACGAGGTCGATGTGGCCGAGGTGCGCTGCGAGCCCAGAGCGATGAGCGACTACCACCGCCATCCCGGCGGGCAGATCCTCTACGTGATCGCGGGTCGGATGCTCGCGGCTGGATCCGAGGATCAGTTCGCGCTTCAGGCGGGCGACGTGCTGGTCACTGAGCCGGGTGAGGCCCATCGACACGGAGCTGCCGAGGACAGCGGGGTGCGTCTCCTCGCCATGACCTGGGGAGGCACCGAATGGGAGTAG
- a CDS encoding AMP-binding protein, with protein MIAPTHLDERLAAEWRRVGAWTDELVSQLLDQQDPMATAIVEGSRRMSFGALTSAAKRLAVRFANDGIRAGDVISMQLPNWWEAVVVSHAAFRIGAVLNPLLPALRARDLDFIFAEARPTAVVVPGTFRSTDHLDRIASLDNAPGLIYGVRTSKSAIRSLDRDLAGGPVGGPSVVAPTWTADDPCLLLYTSGTSSAPKGVLHTHNTLLAETRGLAQAHLMSDADVVLLPMPVTHVGGMVYGVLMPAVVGLRCVFLDVWDPARAIELLADEAVTVQIGMPVFLRGLLDDPSFHPGAGKAMRLFSMGGTRVTPADVDEAAKQLGCWCKRSYGLTEVPTLTTGPATDEDHRACTDGLPIGPSRVRIVDPEGTLVPADTAGEILCQAPEVFVGYLTAELNAEAFTADGWFRTGDVGILCSHGFLSVTGRIKDIIIRGGENISPKEVEDLLIQHPDVQEAAVVAMPDRVYGERACAFVQSDATLTLEDVTSFLRAHGVASYKLPERLERRSDLPRNTTGKLRKDLLRAEIAAMLEHEAGTSA; from the coding sequence TTGATCGCGCCGACGCACCTCGACGAGCGCCTCGCGGCTGAGTGGCGGCGGGTCGGCGCGTGGACCGACGAGCTGGTGAGCCAGCTCCTGGATCAACAGGACCCAATGGCGACCGCCATCGTCGAGGGTTCGCGTCGGATGAGCTTCGGCGCGCTCACCTCTGCTGCGAAGCGTCTGGCAGTCCGCTTCGCCAACGACGGGATCCGGGCGGGCGACGTCATCTCCATGCAGCTGCCCAACTGGTGGGAGGCCGTGGTCGTCAGCCATGCGGCGTTCCGCATCGGGGCCGTGCTCAATCCGCTGCTCCCCGCGCTACGTGCTCGCGACCTCGACTTCATCTTCGCCGAAGCGAGACCCACCGCGGTCGTCGTCCCAGGCACCTTCAGGTCTACGGATCATCTCGACCGGATCGCGAGCCTCGACAACGCGCCCGGTCTCATCTATGGGGTGCGCACCTCGAAGTCCGCGATTCGCTCGCTCGACAGAGATCTCGCCGGAGGACCTGTCGGCGGCCCGTCGGTGGTCGCCCCGACCTGGACCGCCGACGACCCGTGCCTGCTGCTGTACACCTCGGGGACATCGTCCGCCCCCAAGGGCGTGTTGCACACGCACAACACGCTGCTCGCCGAGACGAGAGGGCTGGCCCAAGCCCATCTGATGTCTGATGCCGACGTCGTCCTCCTACCCATGCCGGTCACCCACGTCGGCGGCATGGTCTACGGGGTCCTCATGCCGGCGGTGGTAGGCCTGCGCTGCGTGTTCCTCGACGTGTGGGACCCGGCTCGGGCGATCGAACTGCTCGCCGACGAGGCGGTCACCGTGCAGATCGGCATGCCGGTGTTCCTGCGTGGGCTGCTCGACGACCCGTCCTTCCACCCCGGGGCAGGCAAGGCCATGCGACTGTTCTCGATGGGTGGCACCCGCGTCACCCCGGCCGACGTCGACGAGGCCGCCAAGCAGCTGGGGTGCTGGTGCAAGCGCAGCTACGGGCTCACCGAGGTACCGACCCTCACGACCGGGCCGGCGACGGACGAGGACCATCGGGCATGCACCGACGGCCTCCCCATCGGCCCCTCCCGGGTACGGATCGTTGACCCGGAAGGCACCCTCGTACCGGCCGACACCGCCGGCGAGATCCTGTGCCAAGCACCCGAAGTCTTCGTCGGCTACCTCACCGCCGAGTTGAACGCCGAGGCCTTCACCGCGGACGGCTGGTTCCGCACGGGCGATGTCGGGATCCTGTGCTCCCACGGGTTCCTCTCAGTGACCGGTCGCATCAAGGACATCATCATCCGAGGGGGTGAGAACATCTCCCCCAAGGAGGTGGAGGATCTGCTCATCCAGCACCCCGACGTGCAGGAGGCGGCGGTCGTGGCCATGCCGGATCGCGTCTACGGCGAGCGGGCCTGCGCCTTCGTGCAGTCCGACGCCACCCTCACCCTCGAGGATGTCACCTCGTTCCTCCGGGCGCACGGGGTGGCCAGCTACAAGCTCCCGGAACGCCTCGAGCGGCGAAGCGATCTGCCACGCAACACGACTGGGAAGCTGCGCAAGGACCTGCTCCGCGCCGAGATAGCCGCAATGCTCGAACACGAAGCCGGTACGTCTGCGTGA
- a CDS encoding CoA transferase, with protein MRVLDVGTRIAAPFCAGILAEQGAEVIKIEQPGTGDFLRSLGPFHDGYSLFWAVEGRSRKSVTLDLRQPQGQALFRSLAGTVDIVCENFRPGTMERWSIGPADLDPRLVMVRISAYGQDGPNAELPGQDLLGISFGGLLNLCGEADRPPVKPTITLSDHLTAIFAAQAAVALLYARDRDEGGTGGVVDASLYGAVLRVLEWTIPHHDRTGGTRAREGNTVATAAPLGVFESGDERFVSVVAASDPHFRLLCSLLEMPGVLADPRFSTARARAEHRDLANGFLAEWVAQRSAATAVDELRAAGVPSALVQTADDIVADPHIRARGDLVAVDDPVLGSLLQQAPYPRLNGTTPIPTGAPLLGAHNTEVYCDLLGLTEREVDDLTCRGII; from the coding sequence GTGCGCGTGCTCGACGTGGGCACGCGAATCGCGGCGCCCTTCTGCGCGGGAATCCTCGCGGAGCAGGGTGCCGAGGTCATCAAGATCGAGCAGCCCGGCACCGGCGACTTCCTTCGATCGCTCGGTCCCTTCCACGACGGCTACTCCCTGTTCTGGGCCGTCGAGGGGCGATCGCGCAAGAGCGTCACACTCGACCTAAGGCAGCCCCAGGGACAGGCCCTGTTCCGCTCGCTCGCGGGGACGGTGGACATCGTGTGCGAGAACTTCCGGCCTGGGACGATGGAGCGCTGGAGCATCGGGCCGGCCGACCTCGACCCTCGCCTCGTAATGGTCCGGATCTCCGCCTACGGACAGGATGGTCCTAACGCCGAGCTTCCGGGACAGGATCTGCTCGGAATCTCCTTCGGTGGCCTACTGAACCTGTGTGGTGAGGCCGACCGACCACCCGTCAAACCCACCATCACCCTTAGCGACCACCTCACCGCCATCTTCGCGGCGCAGGCCGCCGTGGCGCTCCTGTACGCACGAGACCGCGACGAGGGCGGGACCGGCGGGGTGGTGGATGCCTCCCTCTACGGTGCCGTGCTCCGCGTGCTCGAGTGGACGATTCCTCACCACGATCGGACCGGGGGAACCCGGGCTCGGGAGGGGAACACCGTGGCGACAGCTGCGCCACTCGGGGTGTTCGAGTCGGGGGACGAGCGCTTCGTCTCGGTCGTGGCCGCCTCGGACCCGCATTTCCGGCTGCTCTGCTCGCTGCTGGAGATGCCTGGCGTCCTGGCCGACCCGAGGTTTTCCACCGCCCGAGCTCGCGCAGAGCATCGGGATCTGGCGAACGGGTTCTTGGCGGAGTGGGTCGCCCAGCGCTCCGCCGCGACGGCAGTCGACGAGCTCCGCGCTGCGGGGGTGCCGTCGGCCCTCGTGCAGACGGCGGACGACATCGTGGCCGACCCGCACATCCGCGCTCGCGGCGACCTCGTGGCGGTGGACGACCCCGTGCTCGGGAGCCTGCTGCAGCAAGCCCCCTATCCGCGACTCAACGGCACCACACCCATACCGACCGGGGCTCCGCTCCTGGGAGCGCACAACACCGAGGTGTACTGCGACCTGCTAGGGCTGACCGAGCGCGAGGTCGACGACCTCACCTGTCGTGGCATCATCTGA
- a CDS encoding cupin domain-containing protein, with translation MSAPRRVVTGEDAAGQSVVVSDGPVAGYYELASRGGLSLAAVFELAVPPEVAGDGGDAAEELTLVPGPGMARVIRTVHPPERLVEGHAGGGPAPDGTADRARYFDPSRGEHMHATPTIDVLVVASGRIDLLLDTERVHLEAGDSVVQRATWHSWANPYDEPCVMVGINFALPD, from the coding sequence ATGAGCGCGCCGCGCCGGGTGGTCACCGGGGAGGACGCGGCCGGTCAGTCGGTGGTCGTCAGCGACGGTCCTGTCGCTGGGTACTACGAGCTGGCCAGCCGCGGCGGCCTGTCCCTGGCCGCAGTCTTCGAGCTCGCTGTCCCGCCGGAGGTGGCCGGCGACGGCGGTGACGCGGCTGAGGAATTGACGCTCGTCCCCGGCCCAGGGATGGCTCGCGTGATCCGGACCGTCCATCCTCCCGAGCGGCTCGTCGAGGGGCACGCCGGCGGCGGGCCGGCGCCCGACGGCACCGCTGACCGAGCCCGCTACTTTGATCCAAGCCGGGGCGAGCACATGCACGCCACCCCTACCATCGACGTGCTGGTGGTGGCATCGGGCCGCATCGATCTCCTGCTCGACACCGAACGGGTGCATTTGGAGGCCGGCGACTCGGTCGTGCAGCGCGCGACGTGGCACTCGTGGGCCAACCCCTACGACGAGCCGTGCGTCATGGTGGGGATCAACTTCGCGCTCCCGGACTGA
- a CDS encoding SDR family oxidoreductase, with translation MSVTLADKVVVITGAGQGLGRAYALAAAADGAHVVVNDVNGVAAEAVVAEIVGLGGEGSVSTASVTDHAAVGRDLDDVLSRLGRLDGVVNNAGLFGLGDPWELDPAACRAMVEVNVFGPINVGAHALRIMRARGAGSVVNVISGSAFGQAASSVYGATKGAVLSLTYGWAFELAGSGIRVNAVSPMASTSMTEVFQDHFGTGVGGDWPAERVAPLVSFLLSDASSGVHGQVLRLDRGSLSLLRRPRFVGAELQEEWTPAEIEGWARRVVLPDPEGLGLHTLHGVAGGTPGEHAASKMKPVRP, from the coding sequence ATGTCTGTGACGCTTGCTGACAAGGTCGTCGTGATCACCGGCGCGGGCCAGGGGCTGGGTCGGGCCTACGCGCTCGCAGCCGCCGCTGATGGCGCTCACGTCGTGGTCAACGACGTCAACGGCGTCGCCGCAGAGGCCGTGGTCGCCGAGATCGTGGGTCTCGGTGGCGAGGGATCGGTGTCGACGGCCTCGGTCACCGACCACGCGGCCGTGGGCCGGGATCTCGACGATGTCCTCTCTCGGCTCGGCCGGCTCGATGGGGTCGTAAACAACGCTGGCTTGTTCGGTCTCGGCGACCCGTGGGAGCTCGATCCCGCGGCTTGCCGGGCCATGGTCGAGGTGAACGTCTTCGGCCCGATCAACGTCGGCGCGCACGCGTTGCGGATCATGCGCGCCCGGGGTGCCGGCTCGGTCGTGAACGTGATCTCCGGCTCCGCCTTCGGGCAGGCCGCTTCGTCGGTGTACGGGGCGACGAAGGGGGCGGTCCTCTCCTTGACCTACGGATGGGCCTTTGAGCTGGCCGGATCCGGCATCCGCGTGAACGCGGTGTCGCCCATGGCGAGCACCTCGATGACCGAAGTGTTCCAGGACCACTTCGGGACCGGTGTCGGAGGCGACTGGCCGGCCGAGCGGGTGGCCCCGCTCGTGAGCTTCCTCCTTAGCGACGCCAGCTCGGGCGTGCACGGCCAGGTCCTCCGGCTCGACCGAGGGAGCCTCAGCCTGCTCCGGCGACCGAGGTTCGTGGGCGCGGAACTTCAGGAGGAATGGACCCCCGCCGAAATCGAGGGCTGGGCCCGGCGCGTCGTCCTGCCCGATCCGGAGGGGCTCGGGCTGCACACGCTTCACGGGGTGGCCGGGGGAACACCGGGCGAGCACGCCGCCTCGAAGATGAAGCCCGTTCGTCCATGA
- a CDS encoding ABC transporter ATP-binding protein, producing the protein MSDEQRAIDDGLRIEGVTAGYGAVPVLEDVCLTVPPGQVVAVLGPNGAGKTTLLKTISGIVRPRMGTITYNRADLFERGSSTAAASGIAHVPEGRRVFSRRTVEENILLGGWVRRREAGLHASRDEMLERFPQLGARRHQLAGSLSGGEAQMLAIAMALVARPSLVMLDEPSQGLAPLVVDSVFAEISELRSQGLSVLIVEQSASRSLPLADVAHVLSLGRIVVSGPPEELTENAEFRDAYLGI; encoded by the coding sequence ATGAGCGATGAGCAACGAGCGATCGACGACGGTCTCCGGATCGAGGGCGTGACCGCTGGGTACGGTGCCGTACCCGTGCTCGAGGACGTCTGCCTAACTGTTCCGCCGGGACAGGTGGTCGCCGTGCTCGGTCCCAACGGTGCCGGCAAGACGACCTTGCTCAAGACGATCTCGGGCATCGTGCGGCCTCGCATGGGCACCATCACCTACAACCGCGCCGATCTTTTCGAGCGGGGATCGTCGACGGCGGCCGCGTCCGGCATCGCTCACGTGCCCGAGGGTCGACGCGTCTTCTCCCGGCGCACCGTCGAGGAGAACATCCTCCTGGGCGGCTGGGTGAGGCGTCGCGAGGCCGGTCTCCATGCGAGTCGTGACGAGATGCTCGAGCGGTTCCCCCAGCTGGGAGCACGTCGCCACCAGCTGGCGGGATCGCTGTCAGGGGGCGAGGCGCAAATGCTCGCCATCGCGATGGCGCTCGTGGCCCGACCGTCTCTAGTGATGCTGGACGAGCCGTCCCAGGGCCTCGCCCCGCTCGTCGTCGACAGCGTGTTCGCAGAGATCTCCGAGCTGCGGAGTCAAGGACTCTCCGTCCTGATTGTCGAGCAGAGCGCCTCGCGGTCACTGCCGTTGGCCGATGTCGCCCATGTCCTCTCACTGGGCCGGATCGTCGTGAGTGGCCCTCCCGAGGAGCTCACTGAGAACGCAGAGTTCCGCGATGCCTATCTGGGCATCTGA
- a CDS encoding ATP-binding cassette domain-containing protein: MVALIAAMPALLPNDFRLYTAITALTYLVIALGLNVVMGYAGVISLGHAAFALIGAYIAAAAEFHLGWPYWWSWIVAMVVCALLGVVTSAPALRLGGFAVAIVTIFYLSVTTTLILHYRSVTGGGDGIAAAQADLSLDQMWWAYAFVVAVLYLAIRNLVLSPVGRGWQIGRLSPVLAESLGVRVSVMKVGAFSLAAALAGLGGAMYPALNGYTNTEPFSLGMGILILLMVVLGGEGTLGGPVLGALVITGIPVILNEAFSAGGNQSEFVYGGLLLAVVLIFPRGLVGAIKQQWHRLSRGRRLATTAQPVALEEVRFAPPDAPAALEIRGAFKSIGGLRILDDVSLAVEPGQVHGLVGPNGSGKTTLLNLIGGFLRAEGGVFRLGGVDLPSTASGRARAGVSRTFQHPILLEYASIFDNVLAGVDAERAVRPLHYLLRTGRARRAAEEARTHATEWLGAVGLGAVDPTTLAANISPGQRRQLEIARACASRPRALLMDEPAVGLSAEEIGSLMTTVRAAAASGVAVVLIDHNVDLVLRLCDVVTVLDAGRVIAHGPPEKIRTDPMVINAYLGGDPEVSVNLGEVVR; this comes from the coding sequence GTGGTCGCCCTCATCGCAGCGATGCCGGCGCTACTCCCCAACGACTTCCGCCTCTACACCGCCATCACGGCGCTGACCTACTTGGTCATCGCGTTGGGCCTCAACGTGGTGATGGGCTACGCAGGCGTCATCTCGTTGGGGCACGCCGCGTTCGCGCTCATAGGTGCTTACATCGCCGCGGCGGCCGAGTTCCACCTCGGCTGGCCGTACTGGTGGAGCTGGATCGTGGCCATGGTGGTGTGCGCCCTGCTCGGCGTCGTCACCTCGGCACCGGCGCTCCGTCTAGGTGGCTTCGCGGTGGCGATCGTCACGATCTTCTACCTGAGCGTAACCACGACACTGATCCTGCACTATCGGTCGGTCACCGGAGGTGGCGATGGCATCGCCGCCGCCCAGGCGGACCTATCGCTCGACCAGATGTGGTGGGCCTACGCATTCGTGGTCGCCGTGCTCTACCTCGCCATCCGCAACCTCGTGCTCTCGCCCGTCGGGCGAGGTTGGCAGATCGGTCGACTCTCGCCGGTGCTGGCAGAGTCCCTCGGCGTGCGCGTGTCGGTGATGAAGGTGGGAGCCTTCAGCCTGGCGGCCGCCCTGGCCGGTCTCGGCGGGGCCATGTACCCCGCGCTCAACGGCTACACGAACACAGAGCCGTTCTCCCTTGGCATGGGCATCCTGATCCTCCTGATGGTGGTGTTGGGCGGCGAGGGCACGCTGGGAGGGCCGGTACTGGGTGCGCTGGTCATCACCGGCATCCCTGTGATCCTCAACGAGGCATTCAGCGCGGGTGGCAACCAGTCCGAGTTCGTCTACGGCGGTCTGCTTCTGGCCGTCGTGCTGATCTTCCCGCGAGGCCTGGTCGGTGCGATCAAGCAGCAATGGCACCGCCTTTCACGTGGCCGTCGCCTGGCGACGACCGCGCAGCCTGTCGCACTCGAGGAGGTGCGCTTCGCGCCGCCCGACGCTCCTGCTGCGCTGGAGATCAGGGGTGCTTTCAAGTCGATCGGAGGTCTTCGGATCCTCGACGATGTCTCGCTGGCGGTGGAGCCAGGGCAGGTGCACGGACTCGTCGGGCCCAACGGGTCCGGGAAGACAACCCTGCTCAACCTCATCGGGGGGTTCCTGCGCGCCGAAGGCGGCGTGTTCCGCCTCGGTGGGGTCGACCTGCCGTCCACGGCCAGCGGGAGGGCGCGCGCCGGGGTGTCCCGCACCTTCCAGCACCCCATTCTCCTGGAGTACGCCAGCATCTTCGACAACGTGCTGGCCGGCGTCGATGCCGAGCGGGCCGTTCGGCCGCTGCACTACCTCCTGCGCACCGGTCGAGCACGTCGAGCGGCCGAGGAGGCGCGCACCCATGCCACCGAATGGCTGGGTGCCGTCGGCCTCGGAGCGGTCGACCCCACCACGCTGGCTGCCAACATCTCGCCTGGCCAGCGGCGCCAACTCGAGATCGCCAGGGCCTGTGCCTCCCGGCCTCGGGCGCTCCTCATGGACGAGCCGGCGGTTGGGCTCAGCGCCGAGGAGATCGGCAGTCTCATGACCACGGTGCGGGCCGCCGCGGCCAGCGGGGTGGCGGTGGTGCTGATTGACCACAACGTGGATCTGGTACTGCGACTCTGCGACGTGGTGACCGTGCTCGATGCGGGACGGGTGATCGCCCACGGCCCGCCAGAGAAGATCAGGACCGACCCCATGGTCATCAACGCCTACCTCGGGGGCGATCCCGAGGTGTCGGTCAACCTCGGAGAGGTCGTGCGATGA